In the genome of Plasmodium yoelii strain 17X genome assembly, chromosome: 14, one region contains:
- a CDS encoding ras-related protein Rab-2, putative, producing MSPYEYLFKYIIIGDTGVGKSCLLLQFTDKRFRADHDLTIGVEFGARLINLDNKQIKLQIWDTAGQESFRSITRSYYRGAAGALLVYDITRRETFNHLNRWLDEVRQNSNPHMAIILVGNKCDLERREVSAEEGAQFARQNGLIFLETSAKTAKNVEEAFLYTARKIYDNILNDVYDLSNESYGIKYGPSSQYSRVKLDIPMMSESRTSFSCC from the exons atgtctCCTTATGAATACTTGtttaagtatataataattggtGATACAG ggGTCGGAAAAAGCTGTCTATTGCTACAATTTACAGATAAAAGATTTCGAGCTGATCATGATTTAACAATTGGTGTAGAATTTGGGGCACGATTAATAAACCTAGACAATAAACAAATCAAACTTCAAATATGGGATac tgCTGGCCAGGAATCCTTTAGATCTATAACGAGATCATATTATCGTGGAGCCGCTGGAGCTTTATTAGTTTATGACATAACTAg AAGAGAAACATTTAACCATTTAAATAGGTGGTTAGATGAAGTTCGACAAAATTCAAATCCACACATGGCTATAATTTTAGTAGGAAATAAATGTGATTTAGAAAGAAGAGAAGTTTCAGCTGAAGAAGGTGCACAATTTGCAAGACAAAATGgattaatatttttagaaaCTTCAGCAAAAACAGCAAAAAATGTTGAAGAG GCATTTTTATACACTGCAAGAAAAATATACGACAATATCTTAAATGATGTTTATGACTTAAGTAACGAG TCTTACGGAATTAAATACGGACCAAGCAGCCAATATTCAAGGGTGAAATTAG ATATCCCAATGATGTCTGAGTCACGAACATCTTTCAGCTGTTGTTAA